One segment of Pseudomonas sp. FP2196 DNA contains the following:
- a CDS encoding YqaA family protein: MGAAYIGLFFAAFGAATLLPLQSEALLVGLIVSDHYWIWGLLAVATLGNVLGSLVNWWLGRELERFQDRRWFPVSARHMATARKHYERYGHWSLLLSWLPIIGDPLTLIAGVMREPLGRFLLIVTFAKGARYAVLAMLTLGWLG, encoded by the coding sequence ATGGGCGCTGCTTACATCGGCTTGTTCTTTGCGGCATTCGGCGCGGCGACGCTTTTGCCGCTGCAGTCGGAGGCATTGCTGGTCGGGTTGATCGTCAGCGACCATTACTGGATCTGGGGTCTGCTGGCAGTGGCGACGCTGGGCAATGTGCTTGGTTCGCTGGTCAATTGGTGGCTGGGACGGGAGTTGGAGCGTTTTCAGGATCGACGCTGGTTTCCGGTCAGCGCCAGGCACATGGCCACGGCTCGCAAGCACTATGAGCGTTACGGGCATTGGTCGCTGTTGCTCAGCTGGCTGCCGATCATTGGCGATCCACTGACCCTGATTGCGGGCGTGATGCGCGAGCCGCTCGGGCGTTTCCTGCTGATCGTCACCTTCGCCAAAGGCGCACGTTATGCCGTACTGGCCATGCTGACGCTGGGCTGGCTCGGTTGA
- a CDS encoding DUF411 domain-containing protein, translated as MRSHLRLVALSALFISSLAQAADLIPIEVHRDANCGCCKKWISHLEANGFKVQDHVESDMSSFKQQHGVPPRLASCHTAIINGKFVEGHVPAEQVLALSKRDDLLGVAAPGMPMGSPGMEMDGMSDAYQVIGLKKDGADVVVADYPAH; from the coding sequence ATGCGAAGCCACCTGCGTCTGGTCGCCCTGAGCGCCCTGTTCATCTCCTCCCTGGCGCAAGCCGCCGACCTGATCCCCATCGAAGTGCATCGCGACGCGAACTGCGGCTGCTGCAAAAAATGGATCAGCCATCTGGAAGCCAACGGTTTCAAAGTCCAAGACCATGTCGAAAGCGACATGAGCAGCTTCAAACAACAGCATGGCGTGCCGCCGCGCCTGGCCTCTTGCCACACCGCGATCATCAACGGCAAATTCGTCGAAGGCCATGTGCCGGCCGAACAGGTATTGGCGTTGAGCAAGCGTGACGATTTGCTCGGCGTTGCCGCACCCGGCATGCCGATGGGCTCACCAGGCATGGAAATGGACGGCATGAGCGACGCCTATCAAGTGATCGGCCTGAAAAAGGACGGCGCTGACGTGGTGGTGGCGGACTACCCGGCCCATTGA
- a CDS encoding GNAT family N-acetyltransferase yields MEQLILRNYRETDATAVSQLFRQVYGDHYVQPHVYLPHLISQNHADKRWHSLVAVVGQQIRGHATLFRDTNSQTAELALSAVHPDTRGQNIATRLGQQLLAHAQALGCHDVSIKQVTHHPYTQRMATNLGFHNTGLLPDYVPSPFGCPAPESIVLGCRVIDGYQRPLPRQTWPASCRAFMQHLCRVFGTQAQMTQWRGPAIQLEQHANRHDMRIKELAPGLIKQIQQLPQHWLISIRLGLSQHFARDLDRLAAIGFVFTGLAPVDGRDGNWIALFHRGVRQRALELHCPRMQHLHDEVQRKIEVCST; encoded by the coding sequence ATGGAACAGTTGATCCTGCGTAACTATCGCGAAACCGATGCGACGGCCGTCAGCCAACTTTTCCGGCAGGTCTATGGCGACCATTACGTGCAGCCCCATGTGTACCTGCCGCATCTGATCAGCCAGAACCACGCCGACAAGCGCTGGCACTCGCTTGTCGCGGTGGTCGGGCAGCAGATTCGCGGCCATGCCACGCTGTTTCGCGACACCAACTCGCAAACCGCCGAGCTGGCATTGAGCGCGGTGCATCCTGATACCCGCGGGCAAAACATCGCCACACGCCTGGGCCAGCAACTGCTGGCGCACGCACAAGCGCTTGGCTGTCACGACGTATCCATCAAACAGGTGACCCATCATCCGTACACGCAGCGCATGGCGACCAACCTCGGCTTCCACAACACCGGACTGTTGCCGGATTACGTGCCCTCACCGTTCGGTTGCCCGGCGCCTGAATCGATTGTCCTGGGCTGTCGCGTCATCGACGGCTATCAACGCCCTTTGCCCAGGCAGACCTGGCCGGCCAGTTGCCGGGCCTTCATGCAGCATCTGTGTCGGGTATTCGGTACACAGGCGCAAATGACTCAATGGCGTGGCCCGGCGATTCAACTTGAACAACACGCCAATCGGCATGACATGCGAATCAAGGAATTAGCCCCCGGCCTGATCAAACAGATACAGCAACTGCCGCAGCATTGGTTGATTTCTATTCGGCTCGGACTGTCGCAGCACTTTGCCCGCGACCTGGACAGACTGGCGGCCATTGGATTTGTATTTACCGGGCTGGCACCCGTTGACGGCAGAGACGGGAACTGGATCGCGCTGTTTCACCGTGGCGTGCGACAACGCGCGCTGGAACTGCATTGCCCACGCATGCAGCATCTGCATGATGAGGTTCAGCGCAAAATCGAAGTTTGCTCGACCTGA
- a CDS encoding phenylacetate--CoA ligase family protein, with amino-acid sequence MKTTDCVNELITFARHHSHYYGKHLADIPDAITSLTQLPLIDPVEYWSDSQILSHWPVLTGSVEQALVFKTGGSNSAGKLSVYTRDEWRRLVREFGSSLNWQFKSGDRVANLFFAGDLYASFLFIHDSLANVAENITEFPFTGDVDSAVLAEAITQNRINVLAGLPAHLLTFASWLKHRAQTLPGVDTLLYGGESLFASQRHLLNRAFPNARISSIGYASVDAGFIGANHSDCADGEHRMHDSHALLEIIDEQSGEVIEACDHAGLLVITNVNRRLMPLIRYPVGDRACWREPAGTAQRKFALKGRSANSQRVRVGILSLIPDELAELVRRTAASDDWQLVIEQVAHKDVLSLKWVATAQSTTMAEVNLGLEAGLIELYPLITQLQADQLLDLHVRCCTLEDLPRHPRSGKCLRVLDLRRYEYNDKELIDGTVDPA; translated from the coding sequence GTGAAAACAACTGACTGCGTAAACGAGTTGATAACGTTTGCTCGCCATCACTCGCACTACTATGGGAAACACTTGGCTGATATTCCCGACGCAATTACATCGCTCACACAACTACCACTGATTGATCCGGTTGAATATTGGAGCGACAGTCAGATCCTCAGTCATTGGCCGGTTCTGACAGGATCGGTAGAACAGGCACTGGTATTTAAAACCGGCGGTTCAAACAGTGCCGGCAAACTGTCGGTGTATACCCGGGATGAATGGCGCCGGTTGGTGCGTGAGTTCGGTAGCAGCCTGAATTGGCAATTCAAATCCGGTGACCGAGTGGCCAACCTGTTCTTTGCAGGTGATCTCTACGCCAGTTTCCTGTTCATCCACGACTCCCTGGCAAATGTCGCTGAAAACATCACCGAGTTTCCATTCACTGGCGACGTCGATTCGGCCGTTCTGGCCGAAGCGATCACGCAGAATCGGATCAATGTGCTGGCGGGCTTGCCCGCACACCTGCTGACCTTTGCGAGCTGGCTCAAGCATCGGGCGCAGACACTGCCCGGCGTTGATACCCTGCTCTATGGTGGAGAAAGCCTGTTTGCTTCACAGCGCCACCTCCTCAACCGGGCGTTTCCCAATGCGCGCATCAGCTCCATAGGCTACGCCAGCGTCGATGCCGGCTTCATCGGCGCAAACCATAGCGACTGTGCCGACGGCGAACATCGCATGCATGACAGTCACGCCCTTCTGGAGATCATCGACGAGCAGTCAGGTGAGGTCATCGAGGCGTGCGATCACGCCGGCTTGTTGGTGATCACCAACGTCAACCGGCGCTTGATGCCGCTGATTCGTTACCCGGTTGGCGACCGCGCCTGTTGGCGTGAACCCGCCGGCACTGCGCAGCGCAAATTCGCACTCAAGGGCCGCAGCGCGAACAGCCAACGGGTACGGGTGGGTATTTTGTCGCTGATTCCTGATGAGCTCGCCGAACTGGTTCGACGCACCGCCGCCAGTGATGACTGGCAACTGGTCATAGAACAGGTCGCGCACAAAGACGTATTGAGCCTCAAATGGGTGGCAACCGCGCAATCCACCACCATGGCCGAGGTCAACCTGGGGCTGGAGGCCGGGCTTATCGAGTTGTACCCGTTGATCACGCAACTGCAGGCAGACCAACTTCTGGATCTGCACGTGCGCTGCTGCACACTTGAAGATCTGCCACGCCATCCCCGCTCGGGCAAATGCCTGCGCGTGCTGGATCTGCGCCGTTACGAATACAACGACAAGGAGTTGATCGATGGAACAGTTGATCCTGCGTAA
- a CDS encoding aldehyde dehydrogenase family protein, with amino-acid sequence MYLINGHLHDTYNFEDALECLQQDLAQHLSTPLESSTVVTAATRFAEQLRDTPDKFAFDNEQRQSLIDFCAAEKLQVKLQRELGTQPDSLRRIDYRQARFECWSPLGLVVHITPGNAPLLAFCAVLESLLAGNVNWLRPSSSDQHLTARLLDALLQCDPSGQLAGYVAVLPVGTAQIGRLCQRANGVAAWGGESALQAIRQQIPAGCRWIDWGHRISFVYLTVDAATSQALDAVADEVCRLDQQACSSPQWVLVDSDDPAVLRDIGERLAAAFERRSGQWPALLPTPQEASQITTHMQMSRLAQSFADQTGHVWSAPGWRVIWAHERQLGPSPLFRSVLLHPVPRALITASLLPWRNVLQSCALLCADSHIGELARTLMSAGVTRIAPIDGIHDGYDGEPHDGVYALQRLSRRVSVSLPAAVLANHVTLDRTPTPVLLPGQPIMNKDAFIAQPINAQAQLYFRSGGSSGTPALSGYSHRDFQRQMRATADGLFAAGLDPSRDRVMNLFFCGGLYGGFLSFAKVLELLDITHLPMGAPTDDDYREIARLIVDQRVTVLMGMPSTLHRLFLNERQRLQAYGGIDKVYLGGEHLSEQSRALLRSCGVSSIRSAIYGSVDAGPLGHACQATGDGVFHLMTDTQQLEIVAFDDDRPVAGDEIGRLLFTSIAREGQHVQRYDVGDSGRWLSGPCACGLTSPRFELLQRHGKLIRIGTDFISLSELASHLQVPFQLLLDHAPDGLERMQLRSELNAQEVRARLANYPTLTTVIETALLVLEVEVCATQNFTRNKHSGKTPLLIDSRRK; translated from the coding sequence ATGTATTTGATAAATGGGCATCTGCACGACACCTACAACTTCGAAGACGCACTTGAATGCCTCCAACAGGATCTTGCCCAGCACCTGAGTACGCCGCTTGAAAGCAGTACGGTGGTGACCGCCGCCACACGCTTCGCCGAGCAATTGCGCGACACCCCCGACAAGTTCGCATTCGATAACGAACAACGACAAAGCCTGATCGACTTCTGCGCCGCGGAAAAATTGCAGGTCAAACTGCAACGCGAACTCGGCACGCAACCCGACTCTTTGCGGCGGATCGATTATCGGCAAGCGCGCTTCGAATGCTGGAGTCCGCTGGGGTTGGTGGTGCACATCACCCCGGGTAACGCGCCGCTGCTGGCATTCTGCGCGGTACTGGAAAGTCTGCTGGCGGGCAACGTCAATTGGTTGCGCCCCAGCAGCAGCGATCAGCATCTGACCGCCCGACTGCTCGACGCTTTGCTGCAATGCGACCCGAGCGGACAACTCGCCGGTTACGTGGCCGTATTGCCGGTCGGCACTGCGCAGATTGGCCGATTGTGCCAACGCGCCAACGGTGTCGCGGCCTGGGGCGGTGAATCGGCCCTGCAAGCGATTCGTCAACAGATTCCAGCGGGCTGCCGCTGGATCGATTGGGGACACCGCATCAGCTTCGTCTACCTGACAGTCGATGCCGCCACGTCGCAGGCATTGGACGCTGTGGCGGATGAAGTCTGTCGGCTGGATCAGCAGGCCTGCTCAAGCCCGCAATGGGTGTTGGTGGACAGCGACGACCCGGCAGTGCTGCGCGACATCGGTGAACGCCTGGCTGCGGCTTTCGAACGGCGCAGCGGGCAATGGCCGGCGCTGCTGCCCACACCTCAAGAGGCGTCGCAAATCACCACGCACATGCAAATGTCCCGGCTGGCGCAAAGTTTTGCCGATCAAACCGGCCATGTCTGGAGCGCACCAGGCTGGCGGGTAATCTGGGCGCATGAGCGCCAACTCGGTCCTTCGCCATTGTTTCGCAGTGTGCTGCTGCATCCCGTGCCCCGAGCGCTGATCACAGCCTCTCTGCTGCCATGGCGTAATGTCCTGCAAAGCTGTGCCCTGCTGTGCGCCGACTCGCACATCGGCGAACTGGCCCGGACGCTGATGTCTGCCGGTGTGACACGTATCGCGCCAATCGACGGCATCCACGATGGCTATGACGGCGAGCCGCACGATGGTGTCTATGCATTGCAACGGCTTAGCCGGCGCGTGTCTGTCAGCTTGCCTGCCGCAGTGCTGGCAAACCATGTCACCCTCGACCGGACGCCAACGCCCGTGTTGCTGCCCGGCCAGCCGATCATGAACAAAGACGCGTTCATCGCCCAGCCGATCAACGCACAAGCCCAGTTGTATTTCCGTTCGGGAGGCAGCAGCGGTACACCGGCTTTGTCGGGTTACAGCCATCGCGATTTCCAGCGACAGATGCGCGCAACCGCCGACGGTTTGTTCGCCGCTGGCCTCGACCCATCGCGGGATCGGGTAATGAATCTGTTCTTCTGCGGCGGGCTGTACGGTGGCTTCCTGAGCTTTGCGAAAGTGCTCGAACTGCTCGACATCACGCACCTGCCCATGGGTGCCCCGACCGACGATGATTACCGTGAAATCGCCCGACTGATCGTCGATCAGCGCGTGACCGTACTGATGGGTATGCCAAGTACCCTGCACCGCCTGTTCCTCAACGAACGGCAACGACTGCAAGCCTATGGCGGGATCGACAAGGTGTATCTCGGCGGCGAGCACCTGAGCGAACAGAGCCGGGCACTGCTGCGCAGTTGCGGCGTGTCCAGCATCCGCTCGGCGATCTACGGCAGCGTCGACGCCGGCCCTCTTGGTCACGCCTGCCAAGCGACAGGCGATGGCGTGTTCCATCTGATGACCGACACCCAGCAGCTGGAAATCGTTGCGTTCGACGATGATCGACCCGTCGCTGGCGATGAAATCGGCCGACTGCTGTTCACCTCCATCGCACGGGAAGGGCAGCACGTTCAGCGGTACGACGTCGGTGACAGCGGACGCTGGTTGTCCGGCCCCTGCGCCTGCGGACTGACCTCACCGCGCTTCGAACTGCTGCAACGTCACGGCAAGCTGATCCGCATCGGCACCGACTTCATTTCATTGAGCGAATTGGCGTCGCACCTGCAAGTACCGTTTCAACTGCTGCTCGATCATGCGCCCGACGGCCTCGAGCGCATGCAGCTGCGCAGCGAGCTCAACGCCCAGGAAGTCCGGGCCCGGTTGGCAAATTACCCGACGCTGACGACCGTTATTGAAACCGCTCTGTTGGTTCTGGAAGTTGAGGTCTGCGCCACGCAAAACTTCACTCGAAACAAACACAGCGGCAAAACCCCGCTATTGATTGATTCGCGACGTAAATAA
- a CDS encoding acyl-protein synthase — translation MIHLPSSDALCALTHPYCADSVPPDLFNQAMTEISRFHCQHTPGYEHWLNANGLDAHDLEGLDDWSRLPPIFANYFKQKLLLSSVGEDALELTSSGTSGQKSRMRYDERSLAAAQFMVAQIFRHYGWDTPDTPSNYLLLSYEPQGHITLGTSFTDQFLCRFAPPHRVVYALRNNGNGHQFDVFGVIQALQSFAEEGLPVRILGFPAFLWQTLQRMQDTGVGNIQLPADSLAFFGGGWKTQAADEIPRQQLYARIHRQLGIETSRCRDGYGAVEHAVPYIECSQHRFHVPVYSKVFVRNPADLSLLPYGQKGLLSFVSPYISSSPAHAVVMSDLATLHPGASCGCGLANDWFELHGRAGTTAGRSCAMAAAELLGGH, via the coding sequence ATGATCCACTTACCCTCAAGTGACGCACTCTGCGCGTTGACACACCCCTATTGCGCGGATTCAGTGCCGCCTGACCTGTTCAACCAGGCCATGACCGAAATCAGCCGGTTTCACTGCCAGCACACACCCGGCTACGAACATTGGTTGAATGCCAACGGACTCGACGCGCACGATCTGGAGGGTCTCGATGACTGGTCACGCCTGCCGCCGATATTTGCCAACTACTTCAAACAAAAACTGCTGCTCAGCAGCGTTGGTGAAGATGCGTTGGAATTGACGTCCTCCGGCACCAGCGGCCAGAAAAGTCGCATGCGCTATGACGAGCGCAGCCTGGCCGCCGCTCAATTCATGGTCGCGCAGATTTTTCGTCACTACGGCTGGGACACCCCGGACACGCCGAGCAACTACCTGCTGCTCAGTTATGAGCCGCAAGGCCACATCACCTTGGGGACCTCGTTCACCGATCAGTTTCTGTGTCGTTTCGCACCTCCCCATCGCGTGGTCTACGCCCTGCGCAACAATGGTAACGGCCATCAATTTGACGTGTTCGGCGTCATCCAGGCCTTGCAGTCGTTCGCCGAAGAAGGTCTGCCGGTGCGCATCCTCGGCTTTCCGGCCTTTCTCTGGCAAACCCTGCAACGCATGCAGGACACCGGCGTGGGCAATATTCAATTGCCCGCAGACTCGCTGGCCTTCTTCGGTGGTGGCTGGAAAACCCAGGCCGCCGACGAGATCCCCAGACAACAGCTCTATGCCCGCATCCACCGGCAATTGGGCATTGAAACGTCCCGTTGTCGCGATGGCTACGGCGCCGTCGAGCACGCAGTGCCTTACATCGAATGTTCTCAGCACCGTTTCCATGTCCCGGTCTATTCGAAGGTATTTGTTCGCAATCCGGCAGATTTATCCCTCCTGCCCTACGGTCAAAAAGGTTTGCTGAGCTTTGTCTCACCCTATATCTCGTCCAGCCCTGCGCATGCCGTAGTCATGAGTGACCTGGCCACGCTACACCCCGGCGCGAGTTGCGGCTGCGGACTGGCCAACGACTGGTTCGAACTGCATGGCCGCGCCGGTACAACGGCGGGCAGAAGCTGCGCGATGGCGGCAGCCGAATTGCTGGGGGGGCACTGA
- a CDS encoding MFS transporter, with protein sequence MHRTLIKTGPRQLIGFCLALTVFELLTYMASDLIMPAMLNVTAELKADAHHVPNAFNLYLLGGVCLQWLIGPLSDQWGRRPVLLCGCALFAASCSAAFITNSIEAFNLLRLVQGMGLGFVVAVSYPALQEVFCEADAVRLMALLGNVALLSPLLGPLLGSLLLEWLTWRELFLGLGLITVAVWLGLYACMPETVGVMRRDGYQPASRPFSLAQTRQRYLALLGNRRFLGASLALGLMSLPLIAWIGLSPLLLIQVSGLTSLQYGLWQIPIFSAVIVGNLILDRLLVTHTLPRLIRLALWPLCLGLLALMGCALLGAGLAPVVCSLALYAVGLGISNAALYRLALFSTDDSKGLVSAMIGMISIAVMGIGGSIIAAIGGGTRLELFALCAALSGLLCLPLLHGFLHGAKTASAPIR encoded by the coding sequence ATGCACAGAACATTAATAAAAACCGGCCCCAGACAATTAATCGGCTTTTGTCTGGCGCTCACCGTTTTTGAACTTCTGACCTATATGGCCAGCGACTTGATTATGCCGGCCATGTTGAACGTCACCGCAGAATTAAAAGCGGATGCCCATCATGTTCCCAACGCGTTCAATCTTTATCTGCTGGGTGGCGTCTGCCTGCAATGGCTGATCGGGCCCCTGTCGGACCAATGGGGTCGACGGCCGGTATTGCTTTGCGGTTGCGCACTGTTCGCCGCGTCCTGCTCAGCGGCATTCATCACCAACAGCATTGAAGCGTTCAATCTGCTGCGTCTTGTACAAGGCATGGGCCTGGGTTTTGTCGTGGCGGTCAGTTATCCGGCGCTCCAAGAAGTATTCTGCGAGGCGGATGCCGTGCGCCTGATGGCTCTGCTCGGCAATGTTGCGCTGCTGTCACCGTTACTGGGCCCCTTACTCGGCAGCCTGCTGCTGGAATGGTTGACTTGGCGCGAATTGTTTCTGGGTCTGGGTTTGATAACCGTTGCCGTCTGGCTGGGGCTGTACGCCTGCATGCCGGAGACCGTAGGCGTTATGCGCCGGGATGGGTACCAACCAGCGTCGCGCCCTTTTTCCCTTGCTCAGACGCGACAGCGCTACCTTGCCCTGCTCGGCAACCGCAGGTTCCTTGGCGCAAGCCTGGCGCTGGGCCTGATGAGCTTGCCGCTGATCGCGTGGATCGGGCTGTCGCCGCTGCTGCTGATCCAGGTGTCGGGCCTGACATCCCTGCAATACGGCCTGTGGCAAATCCCGATCTTCTCAGCCGTGATTGTCGGGAATCTGATTCTCGACCGCTTGCTGGTCACTCACACGCTACCCCGCTTGATTCGACTGGCGCTTTGGCCGCTCTGCCTGGGCCTGTTGGCGCTGATGGGCTGTGCGTTGCTCGGCGCCGGTTTGGCGCCAGTGGTGTGCAGTCTGGCGCTATACGCCGTGGGACTGGGCATCAGCAATGCCGCGTTGTATCGCCTGGCGTTGTTCAGCACGGACGACAGCAAAGGTCTGGTCTCGGCCATGATCGGCATGATCTCGATTGCCGTGATGGGCATTGGCGGCTCAATCATTGCCGCCATCGGCGGTGGCACTCGTCTTGAATTATTCGCCCTGTGTGCCGCGCTCAGCGGCCTTTTGTGCCTGCCCTTGCTGCACGGTTTCTTGCATGGTGCAAAAACTGCCTCTGCTCCAATTCGATAA
- a CDS encoding fe2+ zn2+ uptake regulation protein: MYNSQLPTDGSQAPKGASMSPHASDFGQRVERHGNERIRLLLKSFGLRTSLIRLKVIDALLVAAQSDRRLGVRGVHSQLLDLDIPLSFLSVREVLKRLCAEGVITFNADKSYSLHPQAAAVLNND, translated from the coding sequence ATGTACAACTCGCAACTACCAACGGACGGTAGCCAGGCCCCAAAAGGAGCTTCCATGAGCCCCCACGCGAGCGATTTCGGGCAACGCGTCGAGCGTCACGGCAACGAACGCATCCGCCTGCTGCTGAAAAGTTTCGGGCTGCGCACCAGCCTGATTCGTCTGAAAGTCATTGATGCCCTGCTGGTTGCGGCGCAAAGCGACCGTCGCCTGGGCGTGCGCGGCGTCCACAGCCAATTGCTGGACCTGGATATTCCACTGTCCTTCCTCAGTGTGCGCGAAGTGCTCAAACGTCTGTGCGCCGAGGGGGTGATCACCTTCAATGCCGACAAGAGCTACAGCCTGCATCCACAGGCTGCTGCCGTCCTCAACAACGACTGA
- a CDS encoding acylase: MIISRQLTGVTLAGMFFGLSLSAQAFSPAVDTSAQIRRTGFGVPHIRAQDERGLGFGIGYAYAQDNLCLLANEIVTVNGQRSRYFGPDQFTVEQRENRVSDVFFTWLNTPEAVNTFWQAQPAQVRDLVEGYAAGYNHYLAERRPQGLPQQCQGEWVRDIAPEDLVKLTRRLLVEGGVGQFAEALAGATPPKATAQVEHDAHAYQIADARQQRFALDRGSNAVAVGSERSFNGRGMLLANPHFPWVGGMRFYQMHLTIPGKLDVMGAALPGLPMINIGFNQHLAWTHTVDSSKHFTLYRLQLDPKDPTRYLLDGQSLPMSKQTVTVQVKQADGQVVPVTREIYSSKFGPIVQWPGKLDWDNQFAYSLRDANLDNDRVLKQWYAMNQAATLQDLQDSVHKIQGIPWVNTLAVDDKGQTLYMNLSVVPNVSNKKLAKCSDPRAGTRMIVLDGSNSGCAWDIDPQAAQKGIYASSQLPQLLRKDFVQHSNDSAWLANPAQPLTGFSPLISQEGQPLGLRSRFALDRLAGLSKNGSVAVKDLQQMVMDDQVYLATQVVPDLLKFCAADLGADAQALKPVCASLKAWDGRANLDSGSGLVHFQNIMQTLQESADIWRVAFDPQDAQHTPRGLAVDQPAVAKQLRAAMLASAELAGKMGLTPQTRWGDIQVVSSGGQQTPIHGGPGTLGIYNAIQSVPREDGKLEVVSGTSYLQVVTFDDKGPRAQGLLAFSLSSDPASKYSRDQTEAFSKKQWSVLPFTEQQIKADPQYQVQTIREAVDKAGKVAAQ; encoded by the coding sequence GTGATTATTTCCAGGCAATTAACCGGAGTGACCCTAGCCGGTATGTTTTTCGGGCTGAGCCTGTCCGCTCAGGCGTTCAGCCCGGCCGTTGATACCAGTGCGCAGATCCGCCGTACCGGTTTTGGCGTGCCGCATATCCGTGCGCAAGATGAACGCGGTCTTGGTTTCGGCATCGGTTACGCCTATGCGCAGGACAACCTGTGTCTGCTGGCCAACGAGATCGTCACGGTCAATGGCCAGCGCTCACGTTATTTCGGCCCGGATCAATTCACCGTCGAGCAGCGCGAAAACCGCGTCAGCGATGTGTTCTTCACTTGGCTAAACACCCCTGAGGCGGTCAACACGTTCTGGCAGGCACAGCCTGCCCAGGTGCGTGATCTGGTCGAGGGGTATGCCGCCGGCTATAACCACTACCTTGCCGAACGCCGACCGCAAGGCTTGCCGCAACAATGTCAGGGCGAATGGGTGCGTGACATAGCGCCTGAAGATCTGGTGAAGCTGACCCGTCGTCTGTTGGTAGAAGGCGGTGTCGGCCAGTTTGCCGAAGCGCTGGCGGGTGCCACACCGCCAAAGGCGACGGCACAGGTTGAGCACGATGCACACGCCTACCAGATCGCGGACGCCCGCCAGCAGCGCTTTGCCCTGGACCGTGGCAGCAACGCCGTGGCGGTGGGCAGCGAGCGCTCGTTCAACGGCCGCGGGATGCTGTTGGCCAACCCGCACTTCCCGTGGGTCGGCGGCATGCGTTTCTATCAAATGCACCTGACCATTCCCGGCAAACTGGATGTCATGGGGGCAGCCTTGCCGGGCTTGCCGATGATCAACATCGGCTTCAACCAGCACCTGGCCTGGACCCACACGGTCGATTCCTCCAAGCACTTCACCTTGTATCGTCTGCAACTCGACCCAAAAGATCCGACGCGTTATCTGCTCGACGGCCAATCACTGCCGATGAGCAAGCAGACGGTGACCGTGCAGGTCAAACAGGCCGACGGGCAGGTGGTACCGGTCACGCGCGAAATCTACAGCTCGAAATTCGGGCCGATTGTGCAATGGCCGGGCAAACTCGACTGGGACAATCAGTTCGCCTACAGCCTGCGTGATGCCAACCTCGATAACGATCGCGTGCTGAAACAGTGGTATGCAATGAATCAGGCCGCCACGCTCCAGGATTTGCAGGATTCGGTGCACAAGATCCAGGGCATTCCATGGGTCAATACGCTCGCTGTGGATGACAAGGGTCAGACGCTGTACATGAACCTGTCGGTGGTGCCGAACGTCAGTAATAAAAAACTGGCCAAGTGCAGTGACCCGCGCGCCGGTACGCGGATGATCGTGCTGGACGGATCCAACAGCGGCTGTGCCTGGGACATCGACCCGCAAGCCGCGCAGAAGGGCATTTATGCGTCCAGCCAATTGCCGCAATTGCTGCGCAAGGACTTCGTCCAGCACTCCAACGATTCCGCTTGGCTGGCCAACCCGGCGCAACCGCTCACCGGCTTCTCGCCGCTGATCAGTCAGGAAGGGCAGCCATTGGGTCTGCGTTCCCGGTTTGCCCTGGATCGCCTTGCTGGCCTGAGCAAGAACGGTTCGGTGGCGGTGAAGGATCTGCAGCAGATGGTGATGGACGATCAGGTGTATCTGGCGACGCAGGTTGTGCCGGATCTGCTGAAGTTCTGCGCCGCGGACCTTGGCGCCGACGCGCAAGCACTGAAGCCGGTGTGTGCCAGCCTCAAGGCGTGGGACGGGCGGGCCAATCTGGATTCGGGGTCGGGTCTGGTGCATTTCCAGAACATCATGCAAACACTGCAAGAGTCAGCGGATATCTGGCGCGTTGCCTTCGATCCACAAGATGCGCAACACACACCGCGCGGTCTGGCTGTCGATCAACCAGCGGTGGCCAAGCAATTGCGCGCAGCAATGCTGGCGTCGGCCGAACTGGCAGGCAAGATGGGCCTCACGCCGCAAACCCGTTGGGGGGATATCCAGGTGGTCAGCAGCGGCGGGCAGCAGACGCCGATTCATGGCGGGCCGGGCACTTTGGGGATCTACAACGCGATCCAGAGCGTGCCACGCGAGGACGGCAAACTTGAGGTGGTCAGCGGTACCAGTTACCTGCAAGTGGTGACGTTCGATGACAAAGGGCCGCGCGCACAAGGATTGCTGGCGTTTTCATTGTCCAGCGATCCGGCATCGAAGTATTCGCGCGATCAGACCGAGGCATTTTCGAAGAAGCAGTGGAGTGTGCTGCCGTTTACCGAACAGCAGATCAAGGCAGATCCGCAGTATCAAGTACAGACCATTCGTGAGGCGGTGGACAAGGCGGGGAAAGTCGCCGCGCAGTAA